A DNA window from Armatimonadota bacterium contains the following coding sequences:
- the rimI gene encoding ribosomal protein S18-alanine N-acetyltransferase, whose translation MEFVPLSFELIPAILEIEKTSQGAPWSEKSFTNELKNPHSYFLVALERQNVIGYGGVWLIQDEAHVTTITVSQDHRRKGIGKQLMHELIKGSMERKANCMTLEVRVSNEPAIRLYDSLGFARAAVRKNYYPDNQEDAYIMWLYDLSEAKI comes from the coding sequence ATGGAGTTTGTTCCGCTTTCATTTGAGCTCATTCCGGCGATTTTAGAGATCGAAAAGACTTCGCAAGGGGCGCCTTGGTCCGAGAAGTCCTTCACAAACGAGCTCAAGAATCCACATTCATACTTTTTGGTCGCGCTTGAGCGGCAGAATGTCATCGGTTATGGCGGTGTGTGGCTGATTCAAGACGAAGCCCACGTCACAACGATCACGGTGAGCCAAGATCATCGGCGCAAGGGGATCGGCAAGCAGTTGATGCACGAGCTGATCAAAGGATCGATGGAGCGCAAGGCGAATTGTATGACACTCGAAGTAAGAGTGAGCAACGAACCCGCGATACGGCTGTACGATTCGCTTGGATTTGCGCGCGCGGCGGTCAGAAAGAACTACTATCCCGACAATCAAGAGGACGCCTACATCATGTGGCTGTATGACCTCAGCGAGGCCAAGATTTGA
- a CDS encoding phosphoglycerate kinase: MSFNKLGVDSLDAGGKRVLVRCDFNVPLEAGSISDDRRIVESLPTIKILIAKGAKVILCSHLGRPKGVSPEFSLAPVAARLTELLGKPVPLAPDCVGDSVAAMVGGMNNGDVLLLENVRFHPEEEANDPAFAASLASLADCYVNDAFGTAHRAHASTEGVAHIIPGVAGKLIEKEIEYLGKALDNPKRPFVAILGGAKVKDKIPVIQNLLGKVDKFIIGGGMAFTFLKAQGHAIGKSLFDESNFEFCKDLLANHSDKIALPSDVLVTAELSESATPKDVAVNAIPSDMLGADIGPQSVLEFSQIISEAGTVIWNGPMGVFEMKPFEIGTKAIAEALARSGAVTIVGGGDSAAAIEQFGCADKVTHVSTGGGASLEFLEGKTLPGIAILQDA, from the coding sequence ATGTCATTCAACAAACTCGGTGTGGATTCTCTCGATGCAGGCGGCAAAAGAGTCCTTGTTCGATGCGACTTTAACGTTCCTCTAGAAGCCGGGAGCATCTCGGATGATCGCCGGATTGTCGAGAGTCTTCCAACGATCAAAATCCTCATCGCTAAAGGCGCGAAGGTGATTTTGTGCTCGCACCTTGGAAGGCCAAAGGGAGTCTCGCCAGAATTTAGCCTGGCACCCGTGGCTGCACGGCTGACCGAGTTGCTTGGCAAGCCAGTTCCGCTTGCGCCTGATTGTGTTGGCGATTCCGTCGCGGCGATGGTAGGCGGAATGAACAATGGCGACGTTTTACTTTTGGAAAATGTACGGTTCCATCCAGAGGAGGAGGCGAACGATCCGGCTTTCGCGGCTTCCCTCGCCAGCCTTGCAGACTGCTATGTCAACGATGCGTTCGGTACTGCTCACCGAGCACACGCCAGCACCGAAGGCGTTGCTCACATCATTCCAGGTGTAGCTGGCAAGCTGATCGAAAAAGAGATTGAATACCTCGGCAAGGCGCTGGACAATCCAAAGCGGCCGTTTGTCGCAATCTTGGGCGGAGCAAAGGTGAAGGACAAGATCCCGGTGATCCAGAATCTGCTCGGCAAGGTTGACAAGTTCATCATCGGTGGTGGCATGGCTTTCACGTTCCTTAAAGCTCAGGGCCACGCAATCGGCAAATCACTTTTTGATGAGTCCAATTTCGAATTCTGCAAGGACCTTTTGGCAAACCACTCCGACAAAATTGCCCTACCAAGCGATGTCCTCGTGACGGCCGAGCTTAGCGAATCCGCTACTCCGAAAGATGTCGCCGTGAACGCAATCCCTTCGGACATGCTCGGCGCGGATATCGGCCCTCAATCCGTTTTGGAATTCTCACAGATCATCTCTGAGGCTGGAACAGTGATCTGGAACGGCCCAATGGGTGTATTCGAGATGAAGCCGTTTGAGATCGGCACTAAAGCTATCGCAGAAGCCCTCGCACGGTCTGGCGCAGTCACGATCGTCGGTGGTGGTGATAGCGCTGCCGCCATCGAACAATTTGGATGCGCAGACAAGGTCACACACGTGAGCACCGGCGGTGGAGCATCGCTCGAGTTCTTGGAAGGCAAGACATTGCCCGGCATCGCAATCTTGCAAGACGCCTAA
- a CDS encoding GNAT family N-acetyltransferase has protein sequence MPDLFWDPSDSAGLLAFRELVEEYQLELGVDLCFQGFQEEMAGLPGAYSPPLGAILLLKDGATWIGCGAIRPLSPGVCEIKRMYLRPAFRSQGFGTGLMQELLNRAKELGHHSVRLDTLRRLTPALALYTRFGFNEIEAYNYNPEDDIVYMERGL, from the coding sequence ATGCCTGATTTGTTTTGGGATCCATCGGATTCGGCTGGGCTTCTGGCATTCCGGGAGCTGGTTGAGGAATATCAGTTGGAACTTGGGGTTGATCTGTGCTTTCAGGGGTTCCAGGAGGAGATGGCTGGCCTGCCGGGTGCATATTCCCCGCCGCTTGGCGCGATTTTGCTCCTGAAAGACGGGGCAACTTGGATTGGATGCGGTGCCATCCGCCCGTTATCGCCGGGAGTGTGCGAGATCAAGCGGATGTATCTGCGGCCTGCGTTTAGAAGTCAGGGCTTTGGCACGGGTTTGATGCAAGAACTGTTGAACCGTGCAAAGGAGTTGGGGCATCACTCGGTGCGGCTGGATACTTTGCGGCGATTGACTCCGGCCTTGGCGCTATACACGAGGTTTGGGTTCAACGAGATCGAAGCTTACAACTATAATCCGGAAGACGATATCGTGTATATGGAGCGCGGGCTGTAA
- a CDS encoding isocitrate/isopropylmalate dehydrogenase family protein — translation MSKHRIAVVPGDGIGPEITEATINILEAAGFDAEWVFFEAGLGAVEKGLGPVPEATINGIREIGTALKGPTTTPKGGGHASANVTLRKKLDLFANVRPCRMLPGVETPFSNRDVDIIIVRENTEDLYAGIEFMPHPDIAQAIKLITRQGSERLVRYGLQMAVEQGRKRATAVHKANIMKLADGLFLDVFYKVAKEFPQIECDDIIVDNCCMQLVTRPEQFDVMITENLYGDIISDLCAGLTGGLGLAPGANIGVDCAVFEAVHGSAPDIAGKGVANPTALLLSAVMMLRHLGEHDIANKISTSVMRVCADGKCLTIDLGGKASTNEYKSEVISNVAS, via the coding sequence ATGAGCAAACATCGAATCGCCGTTGTTCCTGGAGATGGCATTGGCCCTGAGATCACCGAAGCCACGATAAATATTCTTGAAGCTGCTGGATTCGACGCCGAATGGGTGTTTTTTGAGGCGGGACTTGGCGCAGTAGAAAAGGGTCTTGGACCGGTTCCAGAAGCCACGATCAACGGGATCCGTGAAATCGGTACCGCGCTGAAGGGCCCAACCACAACTCCAAAGGGTGGTGGTCACGCCAGCGCGAACGTGACGCTGCGCAAGAAGCTTGACCTGTTTGCCAACGTCCGGCCTTGCCGAATGCTCCCGGGCGTCGAGACTCCGTTTAGCAATCGAGACGTGGACATCATCATCGTCCGAGAAAACACCGAGGACCTTTATGCCGGCATCGAGTTCATGCCGCACCCAGACATCGCTCAGGCGATCAAGTTGATCACACGTCAAGGTAGCGAGCGATTGGTTCGATATGGCTTGCAAATGGCCGTTGAACAAGGTCGAAAGCGAGCCACAGCCGTCCACAAAGCGAACATTATGAAGCTCGCCGATGGCCTCTTTTTGGACGTTTTCTACAAGGTCGCGAAGGAATTCCCGCAGATCGAATGCGACGATATCATCGTAGACAACTGCTGCATGCAGTTGGTGACCCGTCCAGAGCAGTTCGATGTGATGATCACCGAAAACCTTTATGGGGACATCATTTCGGACCTATGCGCTGGATTGACCGGTGGGCTCGGCCTCGCTCCTGGGGCGAATATCGGCGTGGATTGCGCGGTGTTTGAAGCCGTTCATGGCTCGGCGCCGGATATCGCTGGAAAGGGCGTCGCGAATCCAACGGCACTCCTGTTGAGCGCGGTGATGATGCTGCGTCACCTCGGCGAGCACGATATCGCGAACAAGATTTCGACGAGCGTGATGCGAGTCTGCGCCGACGGAAAGTGCTTGACCATCGATCTCGGCGGAAAGGCAAGTACCAACGAGTACAAGTCCGAAGTGATTTCAAACGTCGCGAGCTAA
- a CDS encoding prepilin-type N-terminal cleavage/methylation domain-containing protein: protein MKQAGRGFTLIELLMVIAIILVLAALLFPVFAKAKSAALKTQCTSQIRQLGISWHLYADDYDDQSVPSYYPSPLTGMEIAWDFSDGNQPGLLFPYTKSGLIAKCPSFMGESWSRQYTGYALNASYIGGDFWSGIDPAIRSQISSPSETVLFADAGFGQPVRANNYLRSPSDSLFVAGKVHFRHNGFANLVWVDGHASSWSKRFKTAEYESVVGSISEGDELYDLD from the coding sequence TTGAAACAAGCAGGGCGCGGATTTACTTTGATCGAGCTACTGATGGTGATCGCCATCATTCTGGTACTCGCGGCGCTCCTCTTCCCTGTCTTTGCGAAAGCCAAATCGGCGGCGCTCAAAACTCAATGCACCTCACAGATTCGTCAGCTTGGAATCTCCTGGCATCTGTATGCGGATGACTACGACGATCAATCCGTTCCTTCCTACTACCCTTCGCCACTGACTGGGATGGAGATCGCCTGGGACTTTTCGGATGGCAACCAACCTGGCCTGCTGTTTCCCTACACAAAATCGGGCCTGATCGCTAAATGCCCTTCATTCATGGGTGAATCGTGGTCGAGACAGTACACCGGATACGCGCTGAACGCCTCGTATATTGGGGGCGACTTTTGGTCGGGGATCGATCCTGCGATCAGGTCGCAAATCTCTTCACCCAGCGAAACGGTCCTGTTCGCAGATGCTGGATTTGGGCAACCAGTTCGTGCAAACAATTATCTCCGGTCGCCTTCAGATTCCTTGTTCGTTGCTGGGAAAGTTCACTTTCGTCATAACGGGTTCGCAAATCTCGTCTGGGTTGACGGTCATGCGTCGAGCTGGTCCAAGCGTTTCAAAACTGCCGAATATGAGTCCGTTGTTGGATCCATTTCAGAAGGGGACGAACTCTATGACCTGGACTAG
- a CDS encoding prepilin-type N-terminal cleavage/methylation domain-containing protein — translation MHSRNINRRGFTLIELLVVIAIIAILAAILFPVFAQARNAAKKTQDLNNMKQLVLGSLMYVGDNDETYHMLQMGPRVTTNVNQAIGPEDVLQPYVKSQDVWQAPNDGFNREICGTTAAIGSKISYSFTFKGNDNNPAETSMTHTFGLHGLTNDTGVLVSESVNTSTVGAPADTIHVYGLWMTSSSWNLRSWYRYYSANLRSWPVYPSYITYACGSGNGRGAIGGYMGQSNWGFADGHVKSMAQNRIMDPLWVTNPSLAVTNKAKNLVHYSEDFKN, via the coding sequence ATGCATAGTCGAAACATCAATCGCAGAGGATTTACCCTTATTGAATTGCTGGTGGTGATCGCCATCATTGCGATCCTCGCCGCGATTCTTTTCCCTGTGTTCGCTCAGGCGCGAAATGCCGCCAAGAAGACTCAGGATCTCAACAACATGAAGCAGCTCGTTTTGGGCTCGCTGATGTACGTTGGCGACAACGACGAGACCTATCACATGCTCCAGATGGGTCCGCGCGTGACTACGAACGTCAACCAAGCTATCGGCCCAGAAGACGTTTTGCAACCGTACGTCAAGAGTCAAGATGTTTGGCAAGCTCCAAACGACGGATTCAACCGCGAGATTTGCGGCACAACTGCAGCTATCGGTTCGAAGATCAGCTACTCGTTCACCTTCAAAGGAAACGACAATAACCCAGCCGAAACGAGCATGACCCACACGTTTGGTCTGCACGGTCTGACCAACGATACAGGCGTCTTGGTTTCGGAATCGGTTAACACAAGCACCGTCGGTGCTCCAGCAGACACCATCCACGTTTACGGACTCTGGATGACTAGCTCGTCCTGGAACCTTCGAAGCTGGTACCGATACTACAGTGCCAACCTTCGAAGCTGGCCCGTTTATCCAAGCTACATCACTTATGCGTGTGGTTCGGGCAATGGTCGAGGCGCAATCGGTGGTTACATGGGCCAATCGAACTGGGGTTTTGCTGACGGCCACGTCAAGAGCATGGCTCAGAACAGAATCATGGATCCACTCTGGGTGACCAATCCAAGTCTGGCCGTGACCAACAAGGCAAAGAACCTTGTTCACTACAGCGAAGACTTTAAGAACTAA
- a CDS encoding PQQ-binding-like beta-propeller repeat protein, which yields MALTRRQFIVGASALTLAPTKIFAQPKSKTMRVVFFSDTHVALNRNVNECAKMLGEIVELKPDLVINGGDVTDYGWRGEYTNYRAITQGLPFKIHHVPGNHDVRWSPFGPQIYKEFVDQPFSVFEREGVWFVLLDSTVPLSHWGHYEAVQLDWLSEKLASIGPLAPVVVCTHHWVGRDSLMVDNEMTLRALFRNSNVVLWLNGHGHQDIEWKTDGIPSLMNKGLYQLSYSVLDFDLEHESMIVKRRSAENPQTKTIVSQSLKPRSAVVLPDFVGPFDTESFTHVRLDRGNWTPSADWKLPSLISGTHTLQYRLKELGTEIEFPMFEQRTNSALVPLADRTLPGGVMSHLRAEDDGLFVSQMDGSVMKLDRRTLRTLWHSKTEGYCHSTPLVTEKLVIVGSADGHLYGFGRRNGVQVWRKKLGFPVYSSATLAGSRLFLAGAGAFYCLNVETGETIWKTPMPESNTAFAQSVACTDGERFYAGCWDSAMVALDVETGAVVWRELCQPKTFAFSPAISSPCLHQDSVFVAANGNGLFRFECSTGRKHWEIESPGEKYGHSSPAVTREGHIVVGCLGDKGQVRCVDLAGKELWMVETGATIYDSSPFVDGSHAFIGSVDGTLSMIHTASGKLVDQYRVGTGHLLSTPVAKDGVVYACGLDGRMVALRYA from the coding sequence ATGGCACTCACCCGCCGCCAGTTCATTGTCGGAGCGTCGGCGCTCACTCTCGCTCCAACAAAGATCTTTGCCCAGCCGAAATCCAAAACAATGCGCGTGGTGTTCTTTTCGGACACCCATGTTGCGCTCAATCGCAACGTCAATGAGTGCGCAAAAATGCTCGGTGAGATCGTCGAGCTAAAACCGGACCTCGTAATCAACGGCGGCGACGTCACCGATTACGGGTGGCGCGGCGAATACACCAATTATCGCGCCATAACGCAGGGGTTGCCGTTCAAAATCCACCACGTCCCGGGCAATCATGATGTGCGGTGGTCGCCTTTTGGCCCGCAAATCTATAAAGAGTTTGTGGACCAGCCGTTTTCCGTGTTCGAGCGCGAAGGAGTTTGGTTTGTGTTGCTGGACAGCACAGTGCCGCTCAGCCATTGGGGGCATTATGAGGCGGTTCAGCTGGATTGGTTGAGCGAAAAGCTCGCCAGCATCGGGCCTCTTGCGCCGGTGGTCGTGTGTACGCATCATTGGGTCGGGCGCGATTCGCTGATGGTGGACAACGAGATGACGCTCCGGGCGTTGTTCCGAAATTCAAACGTCGTGCTCTGGCTGAACGGCCACGGGCATCAAGATATCGAATGGAAAACCGACGGAATCCCCTCGCTCATGAACAAGGGGCTGTACCAACTTTCGTATTCGGTGCTGGATTTCGATCTAGAGCATGAATCAATGATCGTCAAGCGGCGATCCGCCGAAAATCCACAAACCAAGACCATCGTTTCGCAGTCGCTGAAGCCGCGTTCGGCGGTCGTGCTGCCGGATTTTGTGGGGCCTTTTGACACAGAGTCGTTCACTCATGTACGGCTTGACCGTGGTAATTGGACCCCTTCCGCAGACTGGAAGCTGCCTTCCCTCATTTCTGGGACGCACACCTTGCAATATCGGCTGAAGGAGTTAGGCACCGAGATCGAATTCCCAATGTTCGAGCAGAGGACCAACTCTGCGTTGGTTCCGCTGGCAGACCGGACATTGCCGGGAGGCGTGATGTCGCATTTGCGCGCCGAAGACGATGGTTTGTTTGTCAGCCAAATGGATGGGAGCGTGATGAAGCTCGATCGGCGGACACTGCGGACGCTCTGGCACTCTAAAACCGAAGGATATTGCCACTCGACCCCGCTGGTGACCGAAAAATTGGTGATTGTGGGGAGCGCAGACGGGCATTTGTATGGGTTTGGCCGCCGGAACGGGGTGCAAGTCTGGCGCAAGAAGCTCGGGTTCCCTGTTTACAGCTCGGCAACTCTCGCGGGTTCGCGGCTTTTCCTGGCGGGTGCCGGAGCGTTTTACTGTTTGAACGTAGAAACCGGCGAAACGATCTGGAAAACGCCGATGCCCGAGAGCAATACTGCCTTTGCCCAGTCGGTGGCTTGTACCGATGGCGAGCGATTCTATGCGGGGTGCTGGGATAGCGCGATGGTGGCGCTAGATGTCGAGACGGGCGCCGTGGTTTGGCGCGAACTGTGTCAACCAAAGACCTTTGCGTTCAGCCCTGCGATCTCGAGCCCTTGCCTGCATCAGGATTCTGTGTTCGTTGCCGCGAATGGCAACGGGCTTTTCCGGTTCGAATGCTCGACAGGCCGGAAACATTGGGAAATTGAAAGTCCGGGTGAGAAATATGGCCACTCTTCTCCGGCAGTGACCCGCGAAGGCCACATCGTTGTCGGATGTTTGGGCGACAAAGGCCAAGTCCGCTGCGTGGATTTGGCTGGCAAGGAGCTTTGGATGGTCGAAACGGGTGCCACGATCTACGACTCTTCCCCGTTTGTGGATGGGAGCCACGCGTTTATCGGCTCGGTGGACGGCACTCTCTCGATGATCCACACCGCATCGGGAAAGTTGGTGGACCAATATCGCGTGGGGACGGGGCATCTGCTCTCGACTCCCGTTGCAAAGGACGGCGTGGTCTATGCTTGCGGGCTGGATGGGCGCATGGTGGCACTTCGCTATGCCTGA
- the lepB gene encoding signal peptidase I, which translates to MQFVDNLARTPLSQVLIFIVACTVLRSLLYPIIMKTPPFKRTGFFSAFKFANEGLDALVYAGGIVFLLIRPFVLQTFFIPSESMEKTLLIGDFIVANKFIYRVSEPQSGDIVVFRPPARGLLPGSGQTDYIKRLIGTPGQVIEIRNGKLFRNGVKQNEVYTVNGDAEYDFKLVNDKGNFIPLLINPMTGLVNSEMTCEDYHVEPDDTERQRYLMSLPPAAIPAGRFLMMGDNRNRSFDGRAWGLVDRRNLIGRSEFIFIPFPRVRITR; encoded by the coding sequence TTGCAGTTTGTTGATAACCTGGCTCGCACTCCGCTGAGTCAGGTTTTGATCTTTATCGTGGCCTGCACCGTGCTCCGCTCGTTGCTGTACCCGATCATCATGAAGACTCCACCGTTCAAACGAACTGGATTCTTTAGCGCATTCAAGTTCGCCAATGAGGGTTTGGATGCATTGGTATACGCCGGCGGCATCGTCTTCTTGCTGATTCGCCCGTTCGTCCTCCAGACGTTTTTTATCCCATCGGAGTCGATGGAGAAAACGCTGCTCATCGGTGACTTTATCGTCGCCAACAAATTTATTTACCGCGTCTCTGAGCCACAATCAGGCGACATCGTTGTGTTCCGCCCACCAGCTCGAGGGTTGCTCCCGGGCTCCGGCCAAACCGACTATATCAAGCGGTTGATCGGCACTCCTGGCCAAGTAATCGAAATTCGAAATGGCAAGCTTTTCCGAAATGGCGTGAAACAAAACGAGGTCTATACGGTCAACGGTGACGCCGAATACGACTTCAAGCTTGTCAACGACAAGGGCAACTTCATCCCACTGCTGATCAATCCGATGACCGGTTTGGTGAACTCAGAGATGACTTGCGAAGACTATCACGTCGAGCCCGATGACACCGAGCGACAACGCTATTTGATGTCGTTGCCGCCTGCAGCAATCCCCGCCGGAAGATTCTTGATGATGGGTGACAATCGAAACCGTTCGTTCGATGGTCGCGCTTGGGGACTTGTGGATCGCCGCAACCTGATTGGTCGCAGCGAATTCATCTTCATCCCGTTCCCGAGAGTCCGAATCACTCGTTAG
- a CDS encoding ABC transporter ATP-binding protein yields the protein MLVVKGINVFYGAIQALRELSLEVNQGEIVAIIGSNGAGKSTLMRSLSGLIKPRAGSIEFMGQPIHELPANEIVKLGISQSPEGRKIFTNMSVHENLQIGSTIRTDNEIASDMEKVLDRFPRLRERFKQNAGTLSGGEQQMLAIGRALMSRPKLLLLDEPSMGLAPNLVAEIFNIITDLKKEGVTILVVEQNAHKALSIADRAYVLETGNIVLTGTGQELLASPKVKEAYLGG from the coding sequence ATGCTGGTTGTCAAAGGAATCAATGTTTTTTATGGCGCGATTCAGGCGCTGCGCGAACTGAGCCTCGAAGTGAATCAGGGCGAGATCGTGGCGATCATTGGCTCGAACGGCGCTGGTAAGTCCACGCTGATGCGAAGTCTGAGCGGTTTGATCAAACCTCGGGCGGGCAGCATCGAATTCATGGGACAACCGATCCATGAACTCCCCGCTAATGAGATTGTCAAGCTGGGAATCAGCCAATCTCCGGAAGGGCGCAAGATTTTTACCAATATGTCCGTGCATGAGAACCTGCAAATCGGCAGCACGATCCGGACGGACAACGAAATCGCCAGTGATATGGAAAAGGTGCTGGACCGATTCCCTCGTCTTCGAGAAAGATTCAAGCAAAACGCGGGCACTTTGAGCGGAGGTGAGCAACAGATGCTCGCGATTGGCCGCGCTTTGATGAGTCGCCCGAAGTTGCTGCTGTTGGATGAACCGAGCATGGGCCTCGCTCCGAACTTGGTGGCGGAGATCTTTAACATCATCACCGATCTGAAGAAAGAAGGCGTGACCATTTTGGTCGTGGAGCAAAATGCGCACAAGGCACTTTCGATTGCTGACCGCGCTTATGTGCTTGAGACTGGGAATATCGTGCTCACAGGCACCGGTCAAGAACTTTTGGCGAGTCCAAAGGTGAAGGAAGCGTATTTAGGCGGTTGA
- the trmD gene encoding tRNA (guanosine(37)-N1)-methyltransferase TrmD, which translates to MRIDFVTLFPEMVLGALDHSMISRAQQQGIVEFGTSNPRDFATDNHHTVDDSPYGGGPGMVIRADVVGLAIDSLSPTPETTIIALEPWGKRFTQQVARRLSKSDHLVFLCGHYEGIDARVAEHYNCEVLSLGDFILTGGEPAAITMTDSIVRLLPGVLGDQESLETDSHSGGLLSYPQYTRPAEWRGLTPPEVLKSGDHKKIETWRRKWALEITRKNRPDLFSLAALEPKDIDLL; encoded by the coding sequence ATGCGAATCGACTTTGTGACTTTGTTCCCGGAGATGGTGCTTGGTGCGTTGGACCACAGCATGATCTCTCGGGCGCAACAGCAAGGCATCGTCGAATTCGGAACGAGCAATCCACGAGATTTCGCTACAGATAATCACCACACAGTCGATGACAGCCCTTATGGTGGCGGTCCGGGAATGGTCATTCGGGCGGATGTGGTCGGGCTAGCGATTGACAGTCTCTCACCAACCCCGGAGACAACGATCATCGCGCTAGAGCCGTGGGGCAAGCGGTTCACTCAGCAGGTAGCCAGAAGACTTTCGAAATCTGATCACTTGGTGTTTCTTTGCGGCCACTATGAAGGGATCGACGCCCGCGTGGCAGAGCATTACAACTGTGAAGTCCTGAGCCTGGGAGATTTCATCTTGACCGGTGGCGAACCTGCCGCAATCACGATGACCGACAGCATCGTCAGGCTCTTGCCCGGAGTACTTGGCGATCAGGAAAGCTTGGAGACAGATAGCCACTCTGGAGGACTGCTCAGCTATCCGCAATACACCCGTCCGGCCGAGTGGCGAGGGTTGACTCCTCCCGAAGTCTTGAAGTCCGGTGATCATAAGAAAATCGAAACATGGCGCCGAAAGTGGGCGCTGGAAATTACTAGGAAAAACCGACCTGATCTTTTCTCGTTGGCGGCACTAGAACCAAAGGATATTGATCTGCTATAA
- the rplS gene encoding 50S ribosomal protein L19 produces the protein MNKQAILNSVAAPHMKAELPEFRPGDTVRVHQKVREGDKFRIQVFEGLIIAMRNGGISESIVVRKMSNGVGVERSFPIHSPNVDKFEVIRHGKVRRAKLYYLRDRVGKAARIAERR, from the coding sequence ATGAACAAGCAAGCGATTTTGAACAGTGTGGCGGCCCCACACATGAAGGCTGAGTTGCCAGAGTTTCGACCTGGAGACACTGTCCGCGTCCACCAAAAAGTCCGTGAAGGCGACAAGTTCCGAATTCAGGTTTTCGAAGGTCTGATCATTGCTATGCGCAACGGCGGCATTTCGGAAAGCATCGTTGTTCGAAAGATGAGCAACGGCGTGGGTGTGGAGCGAAGCTTCCCAATCCACTCGCCAAACGTAGACAAGTTCGAAGTGATTCGGCACGGTAAAGTTCGCCGCGCCAAGCTCTATTACCTCCGAGATCGCGTGGGTAAGGCTGCTCGAATCGCCGAACGCCGCTAA
- the tsaD gene encoding tRNA (adenosine(37)-N6)-threonylcarbamoyltransferase complex transferase subunit TsaD produces MIQFFDAPVLGIESSCDETSAAVTVGSKVLSNVVSSQADLHRKYGGVIPELASRAHVEAMIPVITEALQTANMSIGDIGAIAVTNRPGLIGALSVGVSASKALAWAHKIPLIGVHHLEGHLLSVFANQDVPPKLPSIALIVSGGHTEVVFVSGIGEYKILVETLDDAAGEAFDKSARLLGLPSASGIEVQRAAMGANPKRYSLPIALPGDDAHFSFSGLKTAVLRLVEREGESLNKNDAAASVQHAIVEALVAKTIRAAQSVGCHSIWVVGGVSANESLRTKMKSACDSIGASLFVPDFQFCTDNAAMIALAGSARLAKGDRSDFDLDCLPNSPL; encoded by the coding sequence TTGATCCAGTTTTTTGACGCACCGGTACTTGGGATCGAGTCGAGTTGCGACGAGACCAGCGCTGCCGTGACGGTTGGCAGCAAAGTTCTTTCTAATGTTGTTTCGAGCCAAGCCGATTTGCACCGTAAGTATGGTGGCGTGATTCCCGAACTCGCGAGCCGGGCCCACGTTGAGGCGATGATCCCCGTCATTACGGAAGCGCTGCAAACGGCAAACATGTCGATTGGCGATATCGGTGCGATTGCGGTCACCAATCGTCCTGGATTGATCGGCGCACTTTCGGTGGGGGTCAGCGCTTCCAAGGCTTTGGCTTGGGCGCACAAAATTCCATTGATCGGGGTTCACCACTTGGAAGGACATTTGTTGAGCGTTTTCGCCAATCAAGACGTGCCACCAAAGCTGCCCTCGATTGCATTGATCGTTTCTGGCGGGCATACCGAAGTTGTCTTTGTTTCGGGAATCGGCGAATACAAGATTCTCGTCGAAACGCTCGACGATGCTGCAGGCGAAGCGTTTGACAAGAGCGCTCGGCTGCTTGGCTTGCCTTCTGCTTCGGGGATTGAGGTCCAACGCGCGGCGATGGGCGCAAATCCAAAGCGATACAGCTTGCCGATCGCGCTTCCTGGCGACGATGCCCATTTTAGCTTCAGCGGCCTGAAGACGGCGGTTCTTCGATTGGTCGAACGCGAGGGAGAATCGCTGAACAAGAACGATGCCGCCGCTAGTGTGCAGCACGCAATTGTCGAGGCATTGGTTGCTAAGACCATTCGAGCCGCACAGTCCGTAGGATGTCACTCGATTTGGGTGGTTGGTGGCGTCTCCGCCAACGAATCCCTTCGAACCAAGATGAAATCCGCCTGCGATTCAATCGGCGCATCGCTCTTTGTGCCTGACTTCCAGTTCTGTACAGACAACGCGGCAATGATTGCTCTGGCGGGCTCTGCTCGATTGGCGAAAGGCGATCGAAGCGATTTTGATCTGGACTGTCTTCCGAACAGTCCCCTCTAA